The following are encoded together in the Natator depressus isolate rNatDep1 chromosome 10, rNatDep2.hap1, whole genome shotgun sequence genome:
- the DCTN5 gene encoding dynactin subunit 5: MELSEMLYNKSEYIETASGNKVSRQSVLCGSQNIVLNGKTIVMNDCIIRGDLANVRVGRHCVVKSRSVIRPPFKKFSKGVAFFPLHIGDHVFIEEDCVVNAAQIGSYVHIGKNCVIGRRCVLKDCCKILANTVLPPETVVPPFTVFSGCPGLFSGELPECTQELMIDVTKSYYQKFLPLTQVASARA; encoded by the exons ATGGAGCTGAGCGAGATGCTGTATAACAAGTCCGAGTACATCGAGACG GCATCCGGCAACAAAGTCAGCAGACAGTCAGTGCTCTGCGGAAGCCAGAACATAGTTCTGAATGGAAAG ACGATAGTTATGAATGATTGTATTATTCGTGGTGATCTGGCAAACGTAAGAGTTGGACGCCACTGTGTTGTGAAAAGCCGCAGTGTCATCAGGCCGCCTTTCAAGAAATTCAGCAAGGG agttgctttcttccctctccacATCGGTGATCATGTGTTTATAGAAGAAGACTGTGTTGTCAATGCAGCCCAGATCGGCTCCTACGTTCACATAGGCAAGAATTGTGTCATT GGTCGTAGGTGTGTTTTGAAAGACTGCTGCAAAATTCTAGCCAACACAGTTCTACCCCCTGAAACTGTGGTCCCGCCTTTTACAGTCTTTTCAGGCTGCCCAG GGCTCTTCTCTGGAGAACTCCCAGAATGCACCCAAGAGCTGATGATTGATGTTACAAAGAGCTATTACCAGAAGTTCTTGCCACTTACTCAG GTGGCCTCTGCCAGGGCCTAA